CATAAGCAGCTAAGTGGCCAGCACTAGCGAAGTCGGAGCCATCACCGATCGCAAGAAGGATCTGCGCTGCGGTCTTGATGCCGACTCCGGGCATACTCATCAAGACCTCACAAAGAGGGAAATCAGCGAGCATCTCTTCAACCTGCTCAGCAATGGTGTTTCGTTGCTCTTTGAGGGCCTGGATGTTTGCAGCCAGTTGAGGAATTACTAACTCGGCGGCATCGCTTCCAGGCACGGTGACTGTTTGAGCTTTCAGCGCTGTAAAAATGTCGTCTACCAGCGGGGTGGGGTCTTTACGTGTGCGCTTGATCATCCAGTTCAACACTCGTTGGTATCCGGCTCTTTTTAGCCCCTGCGGTCCCTTGTAATGGATCAATAATTCCAGGATCGGCGTGCGAGTCAGGGTGCTACCAGCAAAAACTCGTTCCAGGCTGGGGTAGATCTGGGTGAGGACACTGCGAAGCCGATTGACAGTGCGAGTGCAATCGCGGGCGATGTCATCATCGAAGCCGGACAGCATCTTTAGGGCGGAGAGTACCTCATCATTGCGGTCGACGGCACGTAGCGTGTGGGGCATTGTGCGGGCGGTGTCGGCGATGATGAATGCGTCGCGTTTGTCTGTTTTTGCACGTCCCGGATAGAGATCTGCAGCTTTGCGCATCGCAAGACCTGGCAGGTATCCGACTTCGCAACCGCAGTCCCGGGCTACAGCAATCGGTAGTGCGCCGATGGTGTTGGGTTGGTCGACGATCACGAGCACGGTGCCAAGCTTCTGAAGCTGGTGAAAAACGCCTGCTAGTTCGGATTCGAGTTGAGGCAACGGTTTGTCGAAGACCTTGTTGCCATCACGGTCTAAGGCGCAGGCGTGGTGTTCAGATTTGCCGACGTCTAACCCAAGGAATATGTCGATGGAATGCTCCGGAGACATGATGAGCTCCTAGAAAACGAGATGGGTATGGCGTTGTTCCAGTCGCTGGTGTCATGACCTTCGTTGCAAGCACCCACGTTACAAAGAGACCTAGTTTAAAACTGGCCGTGTCCCTATCAGCTGTCATCGAAAGTCCTGGCACCCGGCGGCAACACCCCCCCGGATTATGGAAACTACAGGGCAGGTAAGCCATACCGGGACCAGCGACTATCCCCATTATCGGGGACACTCACAAGGTAACGGGAATGCGACCGG
The sequence above is drawn from the Corynebacterium jeikeium genome and encodes:
- a CDS encoding IS110 family transposase; translated protein: MSPEHSIDIFLGLDVGKSEHHACALDRDGNKVFDKPLPQLESELAGVFHQLQKLGTVLVIVDQPNTIGALPIAVARDCGCEVGYLPGLAMRKAADLYPGRAKTDKRDAFIIADTARTMPHTLRAVDRNDEVLSALKMLSGFDDDIARDCTRTVNRLRSVLTQIYPSLERVFAGSTLTRTPILELLIHYKGPQGLKRAGYQRVLNWMIKRTRKDPTPLVDDIFTALKAQTVTVPGSDAAELVIPQLAANIQALKEQRNTIAEQVEEMLADFPLCEVLMSMPGVGIKTAAQILLAIGDGSDFASAGHLAAYAGIAPVTRRSGSSIRGEFPARSGNKRLKNALFYSAFAVIRSHEPSRRYYERKRAEGKRHNAAVICLARRRCNVIYAMLKNKEFFREIPPRPVAA